One window from the genome of Nicotiana tomentosiformis chromosome 5, ASM39032v3, whole genome shotgun sequence encodes:
- the LOC104114277 gene encoding uncharacterized protein, whose translation MTKKREIEDCIVDKEVGGKRLKIVQQPSDQDHCRDVSQGKKNLTSEVRRDCPLLDTINRQVLDFDFEKLCSVTGRKFNVYACLICGKYYQGRGHESHAYTHSRKAGHHVYINVQTEKVYCLPDGYEVKDPSLDDICLLLNPRFTLEQVEQLDKKRQWSRALDGSNYLPGTVGLNIVDKTDFINVTIQSLMRVTPLRNFFLIPENYQQCESPLVHQFGELTRKIWHAGNFKGQVSPREFLQAVMDSSEKRFRVDVRSDPAEFMLWLLKTLCADLRGSKKGNNIIRQCFQGELEVVKEMHNRTIAERRESGGNSQINGNGEDGGNEAGNFVSETSRVPFLMLELDLPPPPLFKDFMEKNIIPQVPLFNILKKIDGETVTEVVHPRIARMRFRVKKLPRYLIFHMCRFTKNNFFLEKNPTLVNFPLKNLELKDYISLPAPKQIRKLRSKYDLIANIVHGGKPEEGSYRVFVQRKSEELWYEMQDLHVSETVPQMVALSEAYVQIYEQQQ comes from the exons ATGACCAAAAAGAGAGAAATAGAAGATTGTATTGTGGATAAAGAGGTAGGGGGAAAGAGACTAAAGATTGTGCAGCAGCCTTCTGATCAAGATCATTGCAGAGACGTCAGCCAAGGAAAGAAAAATCTTACAAGTGAAGTAAGAAGGGACTGCCCTTTGCTTGATACAATTAATAGACAG GTTTTAGATTTTGACTTTGAGAAATTATGCTCAGTCACTGGCAGAAAGTTTAATGTCTATGCATGTTTAATTTGTGGAAAGTACTACCAAGGAAGGGGTCATGAATCCCATGCATATACACACAGTCGCAAAGCAGGGCACCACGTATATATCAACGTGCAGACAGAGAAAGTTTATTGCCTTCCTGATGGATATGAAGTAAAAGACCCATCGCTTGATGACATTTGCCTTCTTCTGAATCCAAG ATTTACGCTGGAGCAAGTTGAACAGCTTGACAAAAAAAGGCAATGGTCTAGGGCACTTGATGGGTCTAATTATCTTCCAGGAACG GTTGGGCTTAACATCGTGGACAAGACTGATTTTATTAATGTGACAATTCAGTCTTTGATGAGAGTAACTCCTCTTAGAAACTTCTTTTTAATCCCTGAAAACTATCAGCAGTGCGAATCTCCCCTGGTTCATCAATTTGGAGAGCTCACGCGAAAGATTTGGCATGCAGGAAATTTCAAGGGACAG GTGAGCCCACGTGAATTCTTGCAGGCTGTTATGGATTCAAGTGAAAAACGTTTTCGTGTAGATGTGCGGTCTGATCCTGCGGAGTTTATGTTATGGCTTCTTAAAACCTTGTGTGCTGATCTTAGAGGTTCAAAAAAAGGGAACAACATAATACGCCAGTGTTTTCAg GGTGAATTGGAGGTTGTGAAAGAAATGCACAATAGGACTATTGCTGAGAGGAGAGAAAGTGGTGGGAATTCACAAATTAATGGTAATGGGGAAGATGGTGGGAATGAAGCAGGCAATTTTGTTTCAGAGACCAGCAGAGTGCCTTTCCTAATGCTTGAGCTTGATTTGCCGCCACCTCCTCTCTTTAAGGATTTTATGGAGAAAAACATTATCCCTCAG GTCCCGCTGTTCAACATACTGAAGAAGATAGATGGTGAGACTGTGACTGAAGTTGTGCACCCTCGTATAGCTAGGATGAGATTTCGTGTCAAAAAGCTTCCACGATATCTAATTTTTCACATGTGCCGGTTTACCAAGAACAACTTCTTTTTGGAGAAGAACCCCACCCTTG TTAATTTCCCTCTGAAGAATTTAGAGCTGAAGGATTATATTTCGCTCCCTGCACCCAAGCAGATTAGAAAATTGCGCTCAAAGTATGATCTGATTGCCAATATCGTTCATGGTGGCAAGCCAGAAGAAGGATCATACAGAGTATTTGTGCAGCGAAAATCTGAAGAACTTTG GTACGAAATGCAGGACCTACATGTTTCAGAAACTGTGCCTCAGATGGTTGCATTATCTGAGGCTTATGTGCAGATCTATGAACAACAACAGTGA
- the LOC104114275 gene encoding putative MO25-like protein At5g47540, whose protein sequence is MKGLFKSKPKTPVELVRQTRDLLMYAQRNSDTRESKREEKMMELGKSIRDLKSILYGNGQSEPVSEACSQLTQEFFRENTLRLLINCVPKLNLEARKDATQVVANLQRQQVQSRLIACDYLEANIDLMDILVSGYENTDMALHYGTMLRECIRHQSVARYVLESEHMKKFFDYIQLPNFDIAADAAATFKELLTRHKSTVAEFLSKNYDWFFAEYNSKLLESSNYITRRQAIKLLGDILLDRSNSAVMTRYVSSRDNLRILMNLLRESSKSIQIEAFHVFKLFAANQNKPPDIVSILVANRSKLLRLFADFKTDKEDEQFEADKTQVVKEIAALETKELS, encoded by the exons ATGAAAGGTTTATTCAAATCAAAGCCTAAAACTCCTGTTGAACTTGTTCGCCAAACACGTGATCTCCTTATGTACGCACAACGTAATTCTGATACTCGCGAGAGCAAGCGAGAGGAAAAG ATGATGGAGTTAGGCAAGTCAATTCGGGACTTAAAGTCTATTCTCTATGGGAATGGTCAATCAGAACCTGTCTCTGAGGCTTGTTCTCAGCTGACTCAAGAATTCTTTAGAGAAAACACACTACGGCTGCTGATTAATTGTGTTCCGAAATTGAATTTAGAG GCTCGTAAAGATGCTACTCAAGTAGTTGCAAATCTGCAGAGACAGCAGGTTCAATCACGGTTGATTGCTTGTGATTACTTGGAAGCAAACATTGATCTGATGGATATATTAGTATCAGG GTATGAAAACACAGATATGGCTTTGCATTATGGTACAATGCTGAGGGAATGCATTCGACACCAGAGTGTTGCAAG GTATGTCTTGGAATCGGAGCACATGAAGAAGTTTTTTGATTATATCCAGCTGCCAAATTTTGACATTGCTGCTGATGCCGCTGCAACTTTCAAG GAACTCTTGACGAGGCACAAATCAACAGTAGCTGAGTTTCTTTCGAAGAATTATGACTGG TTCTTTGCCGAGTATAACTCAAAACTGCTCGAGTCCAGTAATTACATCACCAGAAGGCAAGCTATCAAG CTGTTGGGAGATATCCTGCTTGACCGCTCAAATTCTGCAGTAATGACGCGTTATGTTAGTTCAAGAGACAACTTAAGGATCCTTATGAATCTTCTCAGG GAGTCAAGCAAGAGTATCCAGATAGAAGCATTCCATGTTTTCAAG TTATTTGCTGCAAACCAGAACAAGCCTCCAGATATTGTTAGCATCCTTGTCGCTAACAGAAGCAAGCTCCTGCGCCTCTTTGCTGATTTTAAGACTGACAAAG AGGATGAGCAGTTTGAGGCTGACAAAACGCAGGTTGTCAAAGAAATTGCAGCTCTTGAAACCAAGGAACTCTCTTGA
- the LOC104114276 gene encoding cysteine proteinase inhibitor 5-like, whose translation MALKFNCILAVTLSAVVVASLFFHASAALGGGGLPGGWSPITDTKDPQVVEIGKFAVNEYNKQAKTNLVFKRVKKGATQVVAGTNYRLVISANDGGRSNNRYLAVVWEKPWENFRNLTSFKKL comes from the coding sequence atggcCCTCAAATTCAACTGTATCCTCGCCGTGACTCTCTCAGCCGTGGTGGTCGCCTCCCTCTTCTTCCACGCCTCCGCCGCACTCGGCGGTGGTGGTTTACCAGGTGGTTGGAGCCCTATAACTGACACAAAGGATCCTCAAGTGGTGGAGATCGGGAAATTTGCAGTGAATGAGTACAACAAACAGGCTAAAACTAATTTGGTGTTCAAACGAGTGAAGAAGGGAGCAACCCAAGTCGTCGCCGGCACAAATTATCGGCTAGTCATCTCCGCCAACGACGGTGGTCGTAGCAACAATAGGTACTTGGCTGTTGTATGGGAAAAGCCATGGGAAAATTTTAGGAACCTCACTTCCTTCAAAAAATTATAA